Genomic window (Candidatus Zixiibacteriota bacterium):
CTACGAGTTTTTTCCTATTCTGCTTTTTAGCAAGCACAGTGCCATTTTGATACAGATATGCTAAGTTATTGCGAATAAACCAGTTAAAGTGCGCGGGGCTAATTTTGAAGCGCTTTGAGACGATTCGTTTTGGAAATATTTTCTTTTATATAAGGAAAAGAATACCCCCCTAACCGGTAACCGTCGGAATTGACATGAAGAGATTACGGGTAAAGTCTACCACAACTGTAATGATCCAGGGGAGAAAAACCGCCAGAGCTATCGCAACTGCCACGATCTTCGGAATGAAGGTCAAAGTCATCTCGTGGACCTGGGTGACGGCCTGTAACACCGATATAAAAAGTCCGACTATCAATCCAAAAAGCAACATCGGCGCGGCCACCATCAGGGTTACCGATACGGCCTCTCTTCCGAGCGCCAGGACGAATTCCATAGTCATAGCTTACCTCCTCAATAAAATGATCCCACCAGCGATTGAATGATCAGGTACCATCCATCTACCAGGACAAACAGCAGTATCTTGAACGGCAAAGCCACCATGATCGGCGGTAACATCATCATCCCCATAGACATCAAAACCGAGGCAACCACCATATCGATCACCAGAAACGGCACAAATATTATAAATGAGATCTGAAACGCAGTACGCAGTTCCGAGATAAGAAAACTCGGAATCAGGATATAGGTCGGCAGGTCGTCGCGATTCTGTGGCTTGGGCAAATTGGCAAAGGATGCAAACAACTCAATATCCTGTTCACGGGTCTGCTTGAACATGAAATCGCGAATCGGCTGGATACCGACATCGTAGGCATCCTCGCGCGTCATTTCACCGTCGATATATGGCTTGACGGCATCACTGTAAACCTGGTTAAAAACCGGCGCCATCACAAAAATCGTCAGTATCAGGGCGATACCCATCAGGACCTGAGCGGGGGGCATTTGAGGTGTCCCCATCGCCTGCCGGGTCATCATGATTACCACCACGATCCTCACGAATGAAGTGACCATGACCAGGATAGTCGGCACCAGAGCCAGGACCGTCAGGGCGATCAGTATTTTGAGGGTGGTCGAAAAATCCTGAGGGGAATCGGATTCATCCAGGGACAATGACAGCTTAGGCACACCCTGGGCTTGAAGATCGACCGGCACAATTGACAGGACCAGGAGCACTAATACCAGCACTCCTACAAGTTTTGGTTTCTGCATCATTTTAATTCTCTTGCGGATTTTCAACCTGATGGTTGAACATGGGCAAATGTTGCCTGGCATCGTTAAAAAATGTCTTGAAGCTGAACCCCTTGCTCTCGGGACTTGAAGCTGTCTGGGGCTTGATAAACTCCTGATCGGAGACATCGGCCACCAGGTTGACCGCCTGTTCGGTGACACCCACCAGCAGGTATTTCTTCTCCACCTTTAAAAGGCAGACCTGCTTTTTGGGTGAGATAAAATGACGGTCGACAACTTCAATAGCTCCGGACAGCGACTGCCTGCCCATTCTCGCTGTGGAAAGCCGCTTGAGCACAAAAACCGACAGGTAGATCAAGGCAATGATCAGAAGCAAAGCCAGCCCCATTTTCAGAAGCGTAGATCCAATCTCACCGCTGAATTCGGGCGAAAACGGCTGAGCACCGGCCTCGGTTGTATCTGCCTGAGAGAACGCGGCTTTATACCAGCACAATCCGATTGTTACTGTTAAAAAGACCGTTAGTTTTTTCATTCGAGCATCTTCAATCTTTCTTCGGGCGAAAGTAAACTGGTTATGCGCAGTCCGAAGTTTTCATCCACGACAACCACTTCTCCGCGAGCCACTATCTTGTTGTTGACGAGGAGGTCGACCGGCTCGCCTGCCAGTTTCTGAAGCTCCACGACCGCTCCGGGGCCGAGGTTCAAGATATCCTTAATTCTCATCGATGTACGGCCGAGTTCGATCGAAATCGGCAAATTGACATCCAGCAGAAGCTCGAGGTTCTTTCCCTCTTTTGGGGATGCCGATTCCGAGAAAGTCGGAAAATCAGGTCTCTGTACGCTGGTATCCGATCCGGACGCGGAGACCGCAGTTTCCGCCGGGTCACCAGCAGAGGCATCACCTTCATTTTCGAGCTTTTCGAGTTCAGCCAGCATCTGCTGTTCGACCATATCGTCGATAGAATCATCTTCGCCTTCCGCTTCCGCGGCCTCGCCTTCGGGCTCTGGTTCTGACTCTGACTCAGCCTGGGCCGCCTCTTCGGCCTCTGGCTCTTCCTCTTCCGGCTGAGCCGTATCTACATCGACTTTCTGCCCTGCTTCAGGCTCATCAGCCTCAGATTTTGGCGGAGATTCAGGCGTTTCCTGACCCGATTCTTCGGGCTTTTCCTCTTGTCCTTCGCCTTCCAGCAATTCATCATCTGCCATTTAGCAATCTCCTATTTAGGGGTATAATCCGATGTTATCTGGATCGCCGCCAGGTTATTACTCGTCCCGGGTTTGGCGTTGAATTTAATCTGGTTTCCCACCTTCACCGGGATATCCTGATTGATTTTATTGTCCATTGCGATAACATCGCCGGCTTTCAATTTTAAAAAGTCCCGTATCCGAATGTTTGTCATGCCCAATAGAGCCGTCAGGTCAACATTGATCTCGCGCAGGGATTTAGAGTTAGTAGCGTAATCCTCTTCATGCGAACGCTTCTTGGAGGAATCCACCCAGTGTTGCGCACTCAATTTTTCAACCGCGGGTTCCAAAGTCACATACGGGTAACAGATCGTCAGAAGTCCCGACGCGCCCAGAATTTTGAGATTGAACGATATCACGATCACCGTTTCACCGGGCGGGATAATCTGCAGGAACTGGGGGTTTGTTTCGAAACCGACCTGCTTGATATTCAGGTTTATTATCTGTTCCCACGCGATTTCAAGTTCGGCGTAAACACGGTTGGCAACCCTGCTCATAACTGATTTTTCGATCCCTGTCAGTTCACGGTCAGTCTCCAGCACCTTTCCCATCCCGCCGAATGTCCGGTCAATGAACAAAAAGCAAACGGTCGGGCTGAAATCGATGATGGCCGCGCCTTCCAGTGGCTCCATCGAGATCGTATATGTACAGCTCGGGCTCAACAGCGACATGATGAACTCGCTGTATGTGATCTGGTCAACCGAGACCAGCTCGACATCCACCATGGCGCGCAGGATGGTCGAGAGAGATGATCCCAGGTGCCCCGCAAAAGTGTCGTGAATATTTTCCAGCGTACGGATCTGATCCTTGGAAACTCGATTCGGATGCTTGAAGTCATAGGCCACTACCGACCTGACTATCTCTTCATCCTCCTGCTCTACATCCCCGGACTCCTCACCCGGCGCAACGCTGGTCAATAGAGCATCAATTTCGTCCTGTGATAATATTTTAGCCATAAGTCTCTACTGTAATACAAAATCCACAAAATAAATCGCTTCAGCTTTAGCCGGTTTACAGATATGATTGACCAGCTTTAGTATCTGTTTACGGATGTGTTCACGGGTTTCGATATCCGCCAGTTCTGTAACTGTCTTTGAGGACAGAATCGAAATCAACGCGTCACGAATCTTGACCTGTTTTTCCTTGAACGTACTGTAACTGTCATGTGAATCCAGCTCGAAACCGATGGTCGTGGTCAGAAATCGTGATCCACCGGTCGAGGCGGGATTTACAACGATGCCCTCGATATTAAATATCTTGGACTGCGGTTCGCCTTCTTCCCCATGACCACCACCGTGACCACCATGGCCATCGTCTTTTTTCGAATGACTGTCATTTTTCTTGACCGCTTCGGTCTTGCCCCCTCCGCCGCCAAGCATCGGCTTGAGCACCGTGCCTGCCACGAAATAGGCCGCCAGAAGCGCAACCACGATAACCGCGGCAGTCATCACCACCGGCGGTATACCGCCTTTCGCAGGGGTCTTTTCTTCTTCCTGAGATTCCTCTTCTTCAGGCTCCAGACCTTCTTCCAATTCATCTGGCATACTCATTCTCCTCTAAGCTTGTGGTGCCAGTTCCGCAGGACGCCATGAAGACATCCTGCGAAACTCAGCTACTTTCTCTATGATTTCTTCGACATTTTCCTGAACCATTATCTTTTTGCCGGTCGTGAGTGAAATGATCGTATCCGGAATCTCCTCCACAAACTCAATCAGGTCAGCGTTGATTACCAGTTGCGAGTCGTTCAGTCTTGTCACTTTAATCATTCAGATTACCTCTTCAGGTTGACCAATTCGTCGAGCATGGTATCCGATGTCGTAATCACACGCGCATTGGCCTGAAAACCGCGCTGAGCGGTAATCATACCGGTGAACTCAGCCGCCAGGTCAATGTTCGAAGTCTCCAGTGCGCCTGAACTGATCGTGGCGGAGATAGTCTCGCCGGCGGTGCCGATGATCGGATCACCGGAGTTGGCCGAAGTCACATACATCGACTGCCCCTGCTTCATCAGACCTGATTC
Coding sequences:
- the fliQ gene encoding flagellar biosynthesis protein FliQ produces the protein MTMEFVLALGREAVSVTLMVAAPMLLFGLIVGLFISVLQAVTQVHEMTLTFIPKIVAVAIALAVFLPWIITVVVDFTRNLFMSIPTVTG
- the fliP gene encoding flagellar type III secretion system pore protein FliP (The bacterial flagellar biogenesis protein FliP forms a type III secretion system (T3SS)-type pore required for flagellar assembly.) encodes the protein MQKPKLVGVLVLVLLVLSIVPVDLQAQGVPKLSLSLDESDSPQDFSTTLKILIALTVLALVPTILVMVTSFVRIVVVIMMTRQAMGTPQMPPAQVLMGIALILTIFVMAPVFNQVYSDAVKPYIDGEMTREDAYDVGIQPIRDFMFKQTREQDIELFASFANLPKPQNRDDLPTYILIPSFLISELRTAFQISFIIFVPFLVIDMVVASVLMSMGMMMLPPIMVALPFKILLFVLVDGWYLIIQSLVGSFY
- the fliN gene encoding flagellar motor switch protein FliN, producing MADDELLEGEGQEEKPEESGQETPESPPKSEADEPEAGQKVDVDTAQPEEEEPEAEEAAQAESESEPEPEGEAAEAEGEDDSIDDMVEQQMLAELEKLENEGDASAGDPAETAVSASGSDTSVQRPDFPTFSESASPKEGKNLELLLDVNLPISIELGRTSMRIKDILNLGPGAVVELQKLAGEPVDLLVNNKIVARGEVVVVDENFGLRITSLLSPEERLKMLE
- the fliM gene encoding flagellar motor switch protein FliM, which produces MAKILSQDEIDALLTSVAPGEESGDVEQEDEEIVRSVVAYDFKHPNRVSKDQIRTLENIHDTFAGHLGSSLSTILRAMVDVELVSVDQITYSEFIMSLLSPSCTYTISMEPLEGAAIIDFSPTVCFLFIDRTFGGMGKVLETDRELTGIEKSVMSRVANRVYAELEIAWEQIINLNIKQVGFETNPQFLQIIPPGETVIVISFNLKILGASGLLTICYPYVTLEPAVEKLSAQHWVDSSKKRSHEEDYATNSKSLREINVDLTALLGMTNIRIRDFLKLKAGDVIAMDNKINQDIPVKVGNQIKFNAKPGTSNNLAAIQITSDYTPK
- a CDS encoding endoflagellar protein, translating into MIKVTRLNDSQLVINADLIEFVEEIPDTIISLTTGKKIMVQENVEEIIEKVAEFRRMSSWRPAELAPQA